A section of the Candidatus Binatia bacterium genome encodes:
- a CDS encoding sugar kinase has translation MFIGIDLGGTKIEGVVLDTQHKVRFRERIPTQRDEGYERIVERVASMFALCCEAAGTRPAVVGIGTPGAVSLRDGAMKNCNTTCLNGRPLQRDLETALKTKVILENDANLFTWAEALHGAARGYELVFGVILGTGVGGGIVYRGEIVRGAHRLAGEWGHHRIVSGGPRCYCGASGCVETLISGPAVEADAARERGFRAPLPEVVRAAREGEAAAARVLGSFLDHFGRGLANVVNIVDPDCIVLGGGVSNVDELYTIGREAVAAYVFGGEFRAPILRHALGDSAGVIGAALLAARDLEGR, from the coding sequence ATGTTCATCGGGATCGACCTGGGCGGTACGAAAATTGAGGGTGTGGTGCTCGACACGCAACACAAAGTGCGTTTCCGCGAGCGGATTCCCACGCAGCGTGACGAAGGCTACGAGCGCATCGTGGAGCGGGTCGCTTCCATGTTCGCTCTTTGCTGCGAAGCGGCTGGCACGCGACCCGCCGTGGTTGGAATCGGCACCCCCGGGGCTGTTTCCTTGCGCGACGGAGCGATGAAAAACTGCAACACGACATGCCTCAACGGCCGCCCATTGCAACGTGATCTGGAGACAGCCCTCAAAACCAAAGTCATACTGGAAAACGATGCCAATTTGTTCACTTGGGCCGAAGCACTTCACGGGGCGGCGCGGGGGTACGAGCTGGTCTTCGGGGTTATTCTCGGCACTGGGGTCGGTGGAGGCATCGTGTACCGTGGCGAGATCGTGCGGGGCGCGCATCGCCTAGCAGGCGAGTGGGGCCATCACCGCATCGTCAGCGGCGGACCGCGGTGTTACTGTGGCGCGTCCGGCTGCGTGGAAACGCTAATTTCCGGGCCTGCGGTCGAGGCAGATGCCGCGCGGGAGCGCGGGTTTCGTGCCCCTTTACCCGAAGTCGTGCGTGCGGCGCGCGAAGGGGAAGCTGCAGCGGCTCGCGTGCTTGGCAGTTTTCTCGATCATTTTGGTCGAGGTCTGGCCAATGTGGTGAACATTGTCGATCCCGACTGCATCGTGCTGGGCGGGGGCGTATCGAATGTCGACGAGCTGTACACGATTGGACGGGAGGCTGTGGCCGCCTATGTGTTCGGCGGCGAGTTTCGGGCACCGATCTTGCGCCATGCTCTTGGTGATTCCGCGGGGGTCATTGGCGCGGCTCTGCTTGCTGCGCGCGATCTCGAAGGACGATGA
- a CDS encoding acyl-CoA dehydrogenase, which translates to MKNILIPSHRTHEVRNQPPPFEGHDLFATDPILSEALSREGANWAREDVAKLSAFLTGEPLRWAVWANAYPPVLRNFDRYGYRIDEVEYHPAYHQLMALAVSHELHALPWRTAKPGAHVARAAKFFLQSQVEAGHGCPISMTYSIVPALRHQPEIAAEWEPRIVSRDYDPRSLPANQKRGVICGMAMTEKQGGSDVRANTTRAEPADSGGPGAAYWITGHKWFCSAPMSDAFLMLAYTEKGLSCFFVPRWRPDGVRNAILVQRLKDKLGNRSNASSEIELDRAWGRMVGEEGRGVRTIIEMVNHTRLDCVIGSAAAMRQALVQAIHHCRHRSAFGKRLVEQPLMANVLADLSLESEAATVTMMRLARAYDEAPRDAQQRHFARIATAVVKYWVCKRTPMMVAEALECLGGAGYVEESVMPRLYREAPLNGIWEGSGNVICLDVLRAMSKEPETVPAFLEEVSCAGGEPAFDRALQSLKQDLGRLEDIEYRARLLVERMALLLQASLLLRFSPSEVAEAFCRSRLEGDYGRAFGTLPRGIRAREIIDRALPL; encoded by the coding sequence ATGAAGAACATTCTCATTCCATCGCATCGCACCCATGAAGTGCGCAACCAGCCACCTCCATTCGAAGGGCACGACTTGTTTGCCACGGATCCGATTTTATCCGAAGCTCTGTCGCGCGAGGGCGCAAATTGGGCTCGGGAGGATGTCGCCAAGCTCTCCGCCTTTCTGACGGGAGAACCTCTCCGCTGGGCCGTGTGGGCCAACGCCTACCCTCCCGTGCTGCGCAATTTTGACCGCTATGGCTACCGCATCGACGAGGTAGAGTATCACCCCGCGTATCACCAGCTCATGGCATTGGCAGTTTCTCATGAACTCCACGCGTTGCCTTGGCGCACTGCGAAACCGGGGGCGCACGTCGCTCGCGCAGCCAAGTTTTTTCTTCAATCTCAGGTCGAAGCCGGGCATGGCTGCCCGATTTCGATGACGTACTCGATCGTGCCGGCACTGCGGCACCAACCCGAGATCGCCGCCGAGTGGGAACCACGGATCGTTTCGCGCGACTATGACCCCCGCTCCCTCCCCGCAAATCAAAAGCGCGGCGTGATTTGCGGGATGGCCATGACGGAGAAACAAGGGGGCTCCGACGTTCGCGCCAACACCACCCGTGCCGAACCGGCGGACTCCGGAGGACCGGGCGCCGCGTATTGGATCACCGGCCACAAGTGGTTTTGCTCTGCACCGATGAGCGATGCTTTCCTCATGCTGGCCTACACCGAAAAAGGGCTCTCGTGCTTTTTCGTTCCGCGCTGGCGCCCGGACGGTGTGCGCAACGCGATTCTGGTGCAACGCCTGAAAGACAAGCTGGGCAATCGCTCCAACGCCTCCAGCGAGATCGAACTGGATCGTGCCTGGGGCCGCATGGTCGGAGAAGAGGGACGCGGGGTGCGTACGATTATCGAAATGGTCAACCACACCCGGCTCGACTGCGTCATTGGTTCGGCTGCCGCCATGCGACAGGCATTGGTTCAGGCAATTCACCATTGCCGGCACCGGTCTGCTTTCGGCAAACGCCTGGTGGAACAACCCCTGATGGCCAACGTGTTGGCCGACCTCAGCCTGGAAAGCGAAGCCGCCACCGTCACGATGATGCGCCTGGCCCGTGCTTACGACGAGGCGCCCCGCGACGCGCAACAGCGCCACTTCGCCCGTATCGCAACTGCGGTGGTCAAGTACTGGGTTTGCAAGCGAACCCCAATGATGGTGGCCGAGGCACTGGAGTGTCTCGGCGGCGCTGGTTACGTTGAGGAATCCGTGATGCCCAGGCTGTACCGCGAGGCACCCTTGAACGGCATTTGGGAGGGTTCCGGCAACGTGATTTGCCTCGATGTCTTGCGCGCCATGAGCAAAGAACCGGAAACCGTTCCCGCATTTCTGGAAGAAGTGTCGTGCGCTGGCGGGGAGCCCGCATTCGATCGCGCGCTGCAATCTTTGAAGCAGGACCTGGGTCGGCTCGAAGACATCGAGTACCGCGCTCGCCTCCTGGTGGAGCGCATGGCGTTGCTCTTACAAGCCTCGTTGCTGCTGCGCTTCAGCCCCAGCGAGGTTGCCGAGGCATTTTGTCGCTCGCGACTCGAGGGCGATTACGGTCGGGCCTTCGGAACTCTACCCCGCGGGATTCGCGCCCGGGAGATCATAGACCGCGCCTTGCCACTCTGA
- a CDS encoding membrane protein codes for MPYCLLCLHVRSRRRSFRAWAPASVSLLAVAALSLPTASSPARAHPLEPAIVELRQLSTTQWQAVAWKPSGATAGPIQLVLPSGCMPQELDLKAPAAFACNSETMAGATVALRHHPQARNDVWLRARFLDGREIAGLVEPTTGHFRITRADLLPWSRLAATYFALGTAHVLEGVDHLLFLTGLVWLLRRTRAIVVAASMFTLGHTIALLLAGSGAVHLDPGVVEVFIGASIALVARELWFCGGTRREAQASYFGLPFGLLHGLGFASTLGDLGAVILPAVLFFNLGVEVGQLAWVCMAAVLLAQCRRAPRLYGAVTVAAAVALGIAGAWLTLGRIAALLQRLGL; via the coding sequence ATGCCGTACTGCCTCCTTTGCCTGCACGTTCGCTCGCGCCGGCGTTCTTTCCGGGCTTGGGCGCCGGCAAGCGTCTCTTTACTCGCCGTTGCAGCCCTCTCGTTGCCGACCGCAAGTTCACCGGCGCGGGCGCATCCGCTCGAGCCGGCCATCGTCGAACTCCGGCAACTCAGCACCACACAATGGCAAGCAGTTGCGTGGAAGCCGTCGGGAGCCACGGCCGGCCCCATTCAGCTTGTGCTCCCTTCGGGTTGCATGCCGCAGGAACTAGATCTGAAGGCACCAGCCGCGTTTGCTTGCAATTCCGAGACAATGGCAGGCGCCACGGTTGCATTGCGACACCACCCCCAGGCGCGCAACGACGTGTGGCTGCGGGCGCGCTTTCTCGACGGTCGCGAAATCGCTGGTTTGGTGGAGCCCACGACCGGCCATTTTCGCATCACCCGCGCGGATCTTCTCCCTTGGTCCCGCCTGGCGGCTACATACTTCGCCCTCGGGACGGCACATGTTCTCGAAGGCGTGGATCACTTGCTGTTCCTCACCGGGCTCGTGTGGCTTTTGCGGCGCACGCGCGCCATCGTTGTTGCCGCGAGTATGTTCACGCTCGGGCACACCATTGCGCTCTTGCTTGCTGGCTCCGGAGCCGTGCATCTGGATCCCGGCGTTGTGGAAGTGTTCATCGGGGCGAGTATCGCACTGGTAGCGCGGGAACTGTGGTTTTGCGGAGGCACCCGTCGAGAAGCTCAGGCATCGTACTTCGGCTTACCCTTTGGTTTGCTCCACGGGCTGGGTTTTGCCAGCACATTGGGTGACCTGGGTGCGGTCATCCTCCCCGCAGTTCTGTTCTTCAACCTGGGCGTGGAAGTCGGCCAGCTCGCTTGGGTTTGTATGGCTGCCGTACTCCTCGCTCAGTGCCGGCGCGCCCCACGACTGTACGGTGCAGTTACGGTGGCCGCGGCAGTCGCCCTCGGCATCGCCGGCGCGTGGCTCACGCTCGGTCGCATCGCCGCTTTACTCCAAAGACTCGGGCTGTAG
- the acd gene encoding acyl-CoA dehydrogenase, with the protein MAWDFSTEPEFQEKLDWMDAFVRERVEPLDVLFPDPAAPYDRRNPELRALAQPLKEEVKRRGLWACHLGPELGGPGYGQVKLALMNEILGRSQWAPTIFGCQAPDSGNAEILAAYGTEEQKRRYLAPLLDGEIVSCFAMTEPQGGSDPSGFQCRAIRDGDGWVLNGQKYFASHADLADFLIVMAITNPDVPVHRGSSMFLVPANHPGMTIVRRAGLGLEPIGSGHHCLVEFDNCRLPADHLLGREGEGFAIAQARLGGGRIHHAMRTVAMAKKALEMMCERALSRKVQGEVLANKQLVQQMIADSFVQLEQFRLLVLYTAWHIDQGHREEARLYIAAAKIQMAEVLHDVIRRAVQIHGALGCSNELPLMRWWLAVPVMGIADGPTEVHKVSVARQLLRRYEAYPGPWPPEFLPARILEAQRQLGVRSGTPAESDA; encoded by the coding sequence ATGGCGTGGGATTTCTCGACCGAACCCGAGTTTCAGGAGAAACTCGACTGGATGGACGCGTTTGTGCGCGAACGCGTCGAGCCTCTGGATGTCTTGTTCCCCGACCCGGCAGCACCGTATGATCGCCGCAACCCCGAGCTGCGGGCACTGGCGCAACCTCTCAAAGAGGAGGTGAAGCGGCGGGGCTTGTGGGCATGCCATTTGGGACCCGAACTTGGCGGGCCCGGGTATGGCCAGGTCAAATTGGCCCTGATGAACGAAATCCTGGGCCGCTCTCAATGGGCGCCGACGATTTTTGGCTGCCAAGCTCCGGATTCGGGGAACGCCGAAATTCTTGCGGCGTATGGTACCGAGGAACAAAAGCGCCGCTACCTTGCCCCTTTGTTGGATGGCGAGATCGTGTCGTGCTTTGCCATGACCGAGCCGCAAGGGGGAAGCGATCCGAGCGGGTTTCAGTGTCGCGCCATCCGCGATGGCGACGGTTGGGTGCTGAACGGACAAAAATACTTTGCCTCGCACGCCGACTTGGCGGACTTCTTGATCGTGATGGCCATCACGAATCCCGATGTTCCCGTGCACCGCGGCTCCTCGATGTTTCTCGTTCCCGCGAATCATCCGGGAATGACGATCGTTCGCCGCGCAGGATTGGGGCTCGAACCGATCGGGAGCGGCCATCATTGCTTGGTGGAGTTCGACAATTGCCGCCTTCCTGCGGATCACCTGCTCGGGCGCGAAGGCGAGGGCTTTGCCATTGCCCAGGCACGACTCGGTGGCGGGCGCATCCATCACGCCATGCGTACGGTAGCGATGGCGAAGAAGGCCCTCGAAATGATGTGCGAGCGCGCGTTGAGCCGCAAAGTGCAAGGGGAGGTGCTGGCGAACAAGCAGTTGGTGCAACAGATGATCGCGGACTCTTTTGTCCAACTGGAGCAGTTCCGTCTGCTCGTGTTGTATACCGCCTGGCACATCGACCAAGGACACCGGGAAGAGGCGCGGCTATACATCGCGGCTGCGAAGATTCAAATGGCGGAAGTGTTGCACGACGTCATTCGCCGCGCGGTGCAAATCCACGGAGCGTTGGGTTGCTCGAACGAGCTTCCGTTGATGCGCTGGTGGCTGGCCGTGCCCGTTATGGGCATTGCCGACGGCCCCACCGAGGTTCACAAGGTGAGTGTCGCCCGGCAACTTTTGCGGCGCTACGAGGCGTACCCGGGCCCTTGGCCGCCGGAATTCCTGCCGGCACGCATCCTCGAAGCGCAGAGGCAACTCGGAGTCCGATCGGGAACACCTGCAGAGTCCGACGCCTGA
- a CDS encoding 3-alpha,7-alpha,12-alpha-trihydroxy-5-beta-cholest-24-enoyl-CoA hydratase: MPIDVQKALGAQLPATAGAWNPDQVILYHLGIGAGMNKPTDPKELEYTYERYLKVLPSFAVIPVFGALGGMNNIPGISINLAMVLHGEQEVVLHRPLPVSAEIENTARVAGIYDKGKAALIVLEVNTKEKGGAPLFTNRFTIFARGEGGFGGDPGPKAQHEMPNRQPDAVVESPTMPHQALIYRLSGDKNPLHCDPEFAKLAGFEKPILHGLCSFGIVCKAVVDTVLDGAVDKVASYGARFSGVVYPGETIVTSMWKEDGKIVIAAKTKERDTPVISNSAIQLR; the protein is encoded by the coding sequence ATGCCGATCGATGTTCAGAAGGCTTTAGGGGCGCAGTTACCGGCAACTGCCGGGGCTTGGAATCCGGACCAAGTGATCTTGTATCACCTGGGAATCGGGGCGGGGATGAACAAGCCGACGGATCCGAAGGAGCTCGAGTACACCTACGAGCGTTACCTGAAGGTGCTACCGAGTTTTGCGGTGATTCCGGTGTTCGGAGCATTGGGTGGAATGAACAACATCCCGGGAATCAGCATCAACCTGGCGATGGTTTTGCACGGGGAACAGGAGGTCGTCTTGCATCGGCCCCTGCCGGTATCGGCAGAGATCGAAAACACCGCACGAGTTGCCGGCATTTACGACAAGGGCAAAGCAGCGCTTATCGTGCTGGAGGTCAACACCAAGGAGAAGGGTGGCGCGCCCTTGTTTACGAATCGCTTCACCATCTTTGCCCGCGGCGAAGGAGGCTTTGGCGGTGACCCGGGCCCGAAGGCGCAGCACGAAATGCCCAACCGCCAGCCCGATGCTGTGGTGGAGTCGCCCACCATGCCGCACCAAGCTTTGATCTACCGGCTGTCCGGCGACAAAAATCCGCTGCACTGCGATCCCGAGTTTGCCAAGCTCGCGGGCTTTGAAAAGCCGATCCTCCATGGCCTGTGCTCGTTTGGGATCGTGTGCAAGGCGGTCGTGGATACGGTGCTCGATGGCGCGGTGGACAAGGTGGCCTCCTATGGGGCCAGATTTTCCGGGGTGGTCTATCCGGGCGAAACGATCGTCACGTCCATGTGGAAGGAGGACGGCAAGATCGTGATTGCCGCAAAGACGAAGGAACGGGACACCCCGGTGATCAGCAACTCGGCGATCCAGTTGCGCTGA